In Onthophagus taurus isolate NC chromosome 6, IU_Otau_3.0, whole genome shotgun sequence, a genomic segment contains:
- the LOC111424360 gene encoding SPRY domain-containing SOCS box protein 3 codes for MEENETTLPLQNGCDDQWIWNRWERSPDVKFFGRTYRTAHFHINWSAGTAGVRGTRILNNGRYFWELRITQRIFGTSMMFGIGTKKSKLHANSFTNLFGQDDQSWALSHKGLLWHSGKTYSYTKPFQENQSTRIGILFDGIAGTLTYYKDGECLGVAFSGLNEIKEPLYPVICSSAARTAMTLSSMKREFVNLQDRCRAVIVKKLRCRSSIDKLMVPAGVKCYLAEAIVDEIQPFKPMYRNICNSIGSL; via the coding sequence ATGGAAGAAAACGAAACAACACTCCCTTTACAAAATGGATGTGATGACCAATGGATTTGGAACCGTTGGGAACGAAGTCcggatgtaaaattttttggtcGAACTTATCGCACGGCTCATTTCCACATAAATTGGAGCGCAGGAACAGCAGGGGTACGCGGCACAAGAATATTAAACAACGGCAGATATTTTTGGGAATTAAGAATAACTCAAAGAATTTTCGGTACAAGCATGATGTTTGGGATTGGAacgaaaaaatcaaaactcCACGCGAATTCTTTTACGAACCTCTTCGGACAAGACGATCAAAGTTGGGCTTTATCCCACAAAGGGCTCCTTTGGCATTCAGGAAAAACTTATTCTTATACAAAACCGTTTCAAGAAAATCAATCAACGCGGATCGGAATTTTATTTGATGGCATCGCGGGTACTTTAACTTATTATAAAGACGGTGAGTGTCTCGGCGTTGCTTTTAGCggattaaatgaaattaaagaacCTTTATATCCGGTTATTTGTTCGTCGGCGGCAAGAACCGCCATGACTTTGTCATCAATGAAACGAGAATTCGTAAACTTGCAGGATCGTTGTAGGGcggttattgttaaaaaattacgaTGTAGAAGTTCCATTGATAAACTTATGGTTCCGGCGGGTGTTAAATGTTATTTGGCGGAGGCTATTGTGGATGAGATTCAACCGTTTAAACCTATGTAcagaaatatttgtaatagTATTGGATCACTTTAA
- the LOC111424285 gene encoding protein AF-10-like, translating into MKEMVGGCCVCSDDRGWPENPLVYCDGQSCTVAVHQACYGIVTVPTGPWYCRKCESQERSVKVKCELCPSKYGALKRTDTSAWAHVVCALYIPEVRFGNVTTMEPIQLQMIPAERFNKSCYICEESGKASQASVGACMQCNKSGCKQQFHVTCAQGLGLLCEEAGNYLDNVKYCGYCQHHYSKLKKGGNVKTIPPYKPVSAENHHSDSSSEREQENSTTAKPIQPTQSNNSTSTSSKRKSSSSSKTSTSSSKSSSSSKSSSHQKVIHSSSSKTSSEKVSKSSSASVKSVKNNSVTDDTSAISEPVDGKSGEKRDIKDGDDLKEIKEHEKSKGKKRKANSRTPTPISVVTGSSDSVNVVVGVATVTETSTVVVTSSEKKDNLSCIENNDKLKKVKTDTINHPSIIHQQSTTPTIVAPTITNNSPTPVLPEPVPITTSTSPTRISTTVSTPSIIQSAPLSQPAVNSLVVSVPLHSASLSPHAHIVNNQVKSVSAASSPFLGLQERSPSVTSSPPATGIMPGANNNQSGVITSEMSGGGLKITYEKQIPSNSTLQVDLERITPIPEVPAKRLRSESTEKEKPRRKRGSHTLGTSLATNSTMTTKRASRSQSNLDLTAQHAASSFSGLSQSTIKESPPSSPSSESLGSAPSNGRKKGRKSAPASVCSTANPKDSKDNVKVFQNGIHAPHMLGNQLNPNSNMAQKMSDHLNSELEAHSIFTPNEASCNLVGPPLQHRVIASVRSNSTGGSSTASGGSGLSSMLGGNSGALPQTLEQLLERHWEQGSQFLMEQAQHFDIASLLTCLHQLRAENLRLEEHVTALVQRRDHLLAINARLALPLVTQPTAQTNHGHTTNNIHPHVSSTPSVDNSRQRHSNYTHSSTQGGPIENGLPPDPYSPVRPVSAQPPQPSPQSVRHSPAANPSSYSSGGLIRQGSGETTNRTSSRSQQQFQISYQNSSTVSQQMLMRRDADVHHQSVNKPS; encoded by the exons ATGAAGGAGATGGTAGGAGGGTGTTGTGTTTGTTCTGATGATAGAGGATGGCCTGAAAATCCGCTTGTTTACTGTGATGGACAATCGTGCACTGTTGCTGTACACCAAG cTTGTTACGGAATTGTGACTGTTCCAACGGGACCGTGGTATTGTCGTAAATGTGAGAGTCAAGAACGATCTGTTAAAGTA aaatgCGAACTTTGTCCAAGCAAATATGGTGCATTAAAACGCACCGATACTTCTGCGTGGGCTCACGTAGTTTGCGCCCTGTATATACCAGAGGTGCGATTTGGAAACGTGACTACAATGGAACCGATTCAATTGCAGATGATACCTGCTGAACGATTTAATAAG TCTTGTTATATTTGTGAAGAAAGCGGAAAAGCATCCCAAGCTTCAGTAGGAGCTTGCATGCAGTGCAATAAATCTGGTTGCAAGCAACAATTTCATGTAACTTGCGCCCAAGGACTTGGACTTCTCTGCGAGGAAGCAGGAAATTATCTAGATAATGTCAAGTATTGTGGTTATTGTCAGCATCATTATAGTAAATTG AAAAAAGGTGGTAACGTAAAAACAATACCCCCGTATAAACCGGTCTCTGCGGAAAATCATCATTCCGATTCAAGTTCGGAACGCGAACAGGAAAATTCCACCACAGCGAAACCAATTCAACCCACCCAAAGTAATAACTCAACATCAACCTCttcgaaaagaaaatcatCTTCAAGTAGCAAAACATCGACTTCCTCATCGAAATCGAGCTCATCTTCAAAATCATCTAGCCACCAAAAGGTTATTCATAGCTCCAGCAGCAAAACAAGCTCGGAAAAAGTATCCAAATCGAGTAGCGCAAGTGTTAAAAGTGTTAAGAATAATTCCGTGACGGACGATACAAGTGCTATAAGTGAACCAGTTGACGGTAAAAGTGGTGAAAAAAGGGATATTAAAGACGGGGACGatttaaaggaaattaaagAACACGAAAAAAGTAAAGGGAAAAAACGGAAAGCGAATTCTAGAACTCCAACACCTATTTCTGTTGTTACTGGAAgtagtgatagtgttaatgTAGTGGTCGGGGTTGCTACTGTAACAGAAACTAGTACTGTGGTTGTGACAAGTAGTGAAAAGAAGGATAATTTGAGTTGTATAGAAAATAATGATAAACTTAAAAAG gTTAAAACCGATACAATAAATCACCCTTCAATAATTCATCAGCAATCAACGACTCCCACAATCGTTGCTCCAACGATAACCAACAATTCTCCAACACCAGTGTTACCGGAACCAGTGCCAATAACTACATCGACGAGTCCCACGCGAATTTCGACGACAGTTTCGACACCGTCGATCATTCAATCAGCACCTTTAAGTCAACCGGCTGTTAATTCTTTGGTGGTATCAGTTCCTTTACACAGCGCTAGTCTCAGTCCGCACGCGCatattgttaataatcaaGTTAAGTCGGTTTCAGCGGCTTCATCGCCGTTTTTAGGTCTCCAAGAACGTAGCCCAAGCGTTACTTCCAGCCCTCCTGCAACTG gGATAATGCCTGGAGCTAATAATAACCAAAGCGGAGTTATTACATCAGAAATGAGTGGTGGAGGTTTAAAAATAACGTATGAAAAGCAAATACCTTCAAACAGTACTTTGCAAGTAGACCTTGAAAGGATAACGCCAATTCCGGAAGTTCCAGCGAAAAGATTACGTTCTGAATCGACGGAAAAGGAAAAACCACGAAGAAAACGTGGTTCTCACACGTTAGGTACAAGTTTAGCAACGAATTCGACGATGACGACGAAAAGGGCGAGTAGGTCGCAATCGAATCTCGATTTAACTGCGCAACACGCAGCGAGTTCATTTAGTGGACTTTCTCAGAGTACGATAAAAGAATCTCCGCCGAGTTCGCCAAGTTCGGAAAGTCTTGGATCAGCGCCTTCGAACGGTAGGAAAAAGGGGAGGAAAAGTGCTCCGGCATCTGTGTGCTCCACGGCGAATCCTAAGGATTCTAAAGATAATGTTAAAGT ttttcaaAATGGAATACATGCTCCGCATATGTTGGGGAACCAATTGAATCCTAATTCGAACATGGCGCAGAAAATGTCGGATCATCTAAATTCTGAGTTGGAAGCCCATAGTATATTTACGCCAAATGAGGCTTCTTGTAACTTAGTTGGACCTCCTTTACAACACCGAGTTATAGCATCg GTGCGTTCAAATAGTACTGGTGGATCGAGTACCGCTTCTGGCGGTAGTGGATTATCTTCAATGCTTGGTGGAAATTCTGGAGCTTTACCACAAACATTAGAACAATTACTTGAGAGACATTGGGAACAAGGTTCACaatttttaatggaacaaGCTCAACATTTTGACA TTGCTTCATTATTGACGTGTTTACATCAATTACGAGCTGAAAATTTGCGTCTTGAAGAACACGTCACAGCCTTAGTACAACGAAGAGATCATTTATTAGCTATAAACGCTCGATTAGCTTTACCTTTGGTAACTCAACCAACCGCCCAAACCAATCATGGTCATacaa CAAATAACATTCATCCTCATGTTTCATCAACCCCCTCCGTGGATAATTCAAGACAAAGACACTCTAATTACACGCATTCATCGACGCAGGGAGGCCCAATAGAAAATGGGTTGCCCCCCGATCCGTATTCGCCTGTTCGTCCTGTTTCTGCACAACCTCCTCAACCAAGTCCACAATCAGTTCg ACATTCACCGGCTGCTAATCCATCTTCTTATTCATCTGGTGGTTTAATAAGGCAGGGTTCAGGTGAAACTACAAATCGAACGTCTTCAAGATCGCAACAACAGTTTCAAATTTCTTATCAAAATTCATCAACGGTGTCGCAACAG aTGTTGATGAGAAGAGATGCAGACGTTCACCACCAATCAGTGAATAAACCCAGCTGA
- the LOC111424369 gene encoding uncharacterized protein, which produces MAYREILCEIFSNKSAETIDNIIRIVEENGGGADDEMLETMINLLSFTGNPDKEDIILTKNSEPDELLDEATGINWDLASSSKKKQDVFTFQKLTDVLPNADPSYLEEKSKELHCEEDLQNFIDNALDNKNYPTVEEYLKRKEEKSERQHYTSNFHLYEFLKEFPDPFTYFEAQNRNHSLLINETDKENKAEDILNQEKEFALTFLYNHFSKQRKRDIKRIFTSYNYDVVKTANQLWKVPPAFKEARLIIPQDDDLKTNILLLKEIAFVKNAKEIRRVIKVQKENIEKSRKLGLLQTCSICYFDELVPEECYICSNECIFCRDCIRQAIQLAINEEKLEMGCLMNCGGDYSLTTLQMVLDRKTFERFWQKKQLHEIEKAKIDGLEFCCLCYKFAYIPNPDDKIFSCTACKQDSCRECKHESHIPLRCNEIEYDKDVQIRTFIENKMTEALVRKCYQCGKQYIKSSGCNKIQCSCGAKMCYLCNVAINNYDHFGDNKCALFTDDNLLHLENVKEGARKAKVELGVDKNPEMLKFDPAKDLES; this is translated from the exons ATGGCTTACCGTGAGATACTCTGTGAAATATTCTCTAATAAATCTGCAGAAACTATAGATAATATTATAAGGATTGTTGAAGAAAATGGTGGTGGTGCTGATGATGAAATGTTAGAAACTATGATCAATTTGCTTTCCTTTACTGGAAATCCAGACAAAGAAGATATTATACTGACAAAGAATAGTGAACCAGATGAACTTTTGGATGAGGCTACTGGAATTAACTGGGATTTAGCAAGTAGTTCAAAAAAAA aACAAGATGtgtttacatttcaaaaattaactgaTGTTTTGCCAAATGCTGACCCCTCctatttagaagaaaaatcaaaagaaTTACACTGCGAAGAAGatttacaaaatttcattGATAACGCCCttgacaataaaaattatcctACAGTAGAAGAatacttaaaaagaaaagaagaaaaatcagAACGCCAACATTACACATCAAATTTCCATCTTTATGAGTTCTTGAAAGAATTTCCAGATCCTTTTACATATTTTGAAGCCCAAAATAGAAACCACTCTTTGTTAATTAACGAAACAGACAAAGAAAACAAAGCTgaagacattttaaatcaagaaaaagagTTTGCACTAACATTTCTTTACAATCACTTTTCAAAACAACGTAAACGCGATATAAAAAGGATCTTTACAAGTTATAATTATGATGTTGTAAAAACTGCAAATCAATTATGGAAAGTACCACCTGCTTTTAAAGAAGCCAGATTGATTATACCTCAAGACGacgatttaaaaacaaatatactTCTCCTTAAAGAAATCGCTTTCGTTAAAAATGCGAAAGAAATACGTCGCGTAATCaaagtacaaaaagaaaatatcgaaaaatcgCGAAAATTAGGGTTATTACAAACGTGTTCGATCTGTTATTTCGATGAATTAGTCCCTGAGGAATGTTATATTTGTAGTAATGAATGCATTTTTTGTCGCGATTGTATTCGACAAGCAATTCAACTTGCaattaatgaagaaaaattagaaatggGGTGTTTGATGAATTGCGGTGGCGATTATAGTTTGACCACTTTACAAATGGTTTTGGATCGAAAAACGTTCGAACGTTTTTGGCAGAAAAAACAACTTCACGAAATTGAAAAAGCTAAAATTGATGGCCTTGAATTTTGTTGCCTCTGTTATAAATTTGCTTATATTCCAAACCctgatgataaaattttttcttgtacTGCATGCAAGCAAGATTCATGTAGAGAATGTAAACATGAATCTCATATTCCATTACGGTGCAATGAAATTGAATATGATAAGGATGTTCAAATAAgaacttttattgaaaataagatGACTGAAGCACTTGttagaaaatgttatcaatgtGGTAAACAATATATTAAAAGTTCTGGGTGTAATAAGATTCAATGTAGTTGTGGAGCTAAAATGTGTTATCTGTGTAATGTtgctattaataattatgatcATTTCGGCGACAATAA gTGCGCTTTATTCACCGACGATAATCTTCTTCATTTAGAAAATGTTAAGGAAGGTGCTAGAAAAGCTAAAGTTGAATTGGGAGTTGATAAAAATCCGGAAATGTTAAAATTCGATCCTGCCAAAGATTTAGAGTcttga